The following proteins are encoded in a genomic region of Gimesia algae:
- a CDS encoding sensor histidine kinase — translation MIDKIKPKRMTSLQWKIYIGFGGMILLLISNGILGIYGLGNAMQSFDQYRDVEKTYNESLAIDRNVQELKRRVNQYINTGHSSNRDAVQVTYGKLQKQVSGLLSDVNDEEISESLIIMKSHLEGYFKNFTLATEERQLRTSLVQTSLPEQGQRVQVNLEKLEAQAHASPKETSRHYLAALSAQRFFALAEKNALRYFAEPSTPFVDKTLSSLQDTRSIIESIQAEALKSETGLVNDLLSQLDEYERICLRAFQATRSYLYLVNVVMSGEASEFAYYSMQIKNIAESKRTEINQATIVHTQNIKNITTIAIIGALLIGLYYAWRLAYSVVQPITAMTNTFRRLGAGETLITIPATDRNDEIGEMAIAADIFNKQNFVTKNLLQQSQTLSQELIQKTRELEMINSELDNFAYIASHDLKSPLRGIDQLAKWIQEDSAEELSEESCVNLNKLQGRIRTMETLLNDLLEYSRIGRITGECERTDTGAMLKEISDLIDNPEKIQITIAPDMPVLNTFRTPLRHVFLNLITNAVKHHDHPETGKIDIDYRELPDLYEFSVKDNGPGIDPKHHDRIFQMYQRVGNTNAEGSGMGLAIIKKQIETLGGKISVESAVKQNTIFRFTWPKK, via the coding sequence ATGATAGACAAGATTAAACCAAAACGAATGACGAGCCTGCAGTGGAAAATCTACATCGGTTTTGGTGGGATGATTCTGCTTCTGATTTCGAATGGTATTTTAGGTATTTACGGTCTAGGCAATGCGATGCAGAGCTTTGATCAATACCGCGATGTAGAAAAAACCTATAACGAATCTCTGGCCATCGATCGCAATGTGCAGGAACTGAAACGCCGTGTGAATCAGTATATTAATACCGGCCATTCTTCGAACCGCGATGCCGTGCAGGTGACATATGGAAAACTGCAGAAGCAGGTCAGCGGTCTCCTGTCTGACGTGAATGACGAAGAGATCAGTGAGTCGTTAATCATTATGAAGTCACATCTGGAGGGGTATTTCAAGAATTTCACACTAGCAACGGAAGAACGCCAGCTGCGGACGTCCCTGGTTCAAACATCTCTTCCGGAACAGGGGCAAAGAGTACAAGTGAATCTGGAAAAGCTGGAAGCGCAGGCACATGCCAGTCCCAAAGAGACGAGTCGACATTATCTGGCTGCGTTATCCGCTCAGCGTTTTTTCGCGCTTGCTGAAAAAAATGCATTACGCTATTTTGCCGAACCCAGTACACCTTTTGTCGATAAAACTTTAAGTTCGCTTCAGGACACTCGCTCGATTATTGAATCCATTCAAGCCGAGGCGCTCAAGTCTGAAACAGGACTCGTAAATGACCTTCTATCGCAATTGGATGAGTACGAAAGAATTTGCCTGAGAGCATTTCAGGCAACGCGAAGTTATCTCTATCTGGTAAATGTCGTAATGTCTGGTGAAGCTTCTGAGTTTGCCTATTATTCGATGCAGATTAAAAACATCGCCGAGAGCAAGCGGACAGAGATCAATCAGGCCACCATCGTGCACACACAGAATATTAAAAATATCACAACGATCGCGATTATTGGAGCCTTGCTCATCGGATTATATTATGCCTGGCGACTGGCATATTCTGTCGTACAGCCGATTACAGCAATGACAAACACATTCAGAAGACTGGGAGCCGGTGAAACACTCATTACGATTCCGGCTACAGATCGTAATGACGAAATCGGGGAGATGGCAATTGCTGCAGATATTTTTAATAAGCAGAACTTCGTGACTAAAAACCTGCTGCAGCAATCGCAGACATTAAGCCAGGAACTGATACAAAAAACCCGGGAGCTGGAAATGATCAACTCCGAACTCGACAATTTTGCATATATTGCTTCCCACGATCTTAAGTCTCCTCTCCGAGGCATCGACCAGCTGGCTAAATGGATTCAGGAAGATTCTGCCGAGGAACTTTCTGAAGAATCGTGTGTCAATCTGAATAAGCTGCAGGGGCGAATCAGAACCATGGAGACACTGCTGAATGATTTGCTGGAATACTCCCGCATTGGTCGAATTACCGGTGAATGTGAACGAACTGATACGGGAGCCATGCTCAAAGAAATCAGTGATCTGATTGATAATCCAGAGAAAATTCAAATTACCATTGCCCCTGATATGCCCGTTCTGAATACCTTTCGCACACCACTGCGGCATGTCTTTCTCAATTTGATCACCAATGCCGTCAAGCACCATGATCATCCAGAAACGGGAAAAATTGATATCGATTATCGGGAACTTCCCGATTTGTATGAGTTCAGCGTCAAAGATAACGGGCCAGGGATTGATCCCAAGCATCACGATAGAATATTTCAAATGTACCAGCGCGTAGGCAATACTAATGCTGAAGGGAGTGGAATGGGCCTGGCAATCATTAAAAAACAGATCGAGACGCTGGGAGGCAAAATTTCTGTTGAATCGGCGGTGAAGCAGAATACGATATTCCGCTTCACATGGCCCAAAAAATAA
- a CDS encoding ABC transporter substrate-binding protein, translated as MSTADSTDNLKQTRTTRRTFLKNTLALSSGVGAFTNAPYVFARHRTKLRILGTHVTLQEELRKKAQQDLGIDIEFQPGGSASVLHQASTRPASFDLYEQWSNSLKVLWQANAIQAIDIGRLKYWNEINNLTKTGRITTGAKLGAGDAPSKLLYVQKDHSLSSVPSQQVSFLPYVHNVDSFGYNAGVIPRGLPYKTESWSWLLDERYAGKVALVNAPSIGLFDAVLAVQAKGLMKFKDIGNLSRNEIDELFAILIELRYQGHFRGVWSSVPQSVRLMQRKEVVIESMFSPAVFDLKGQGIDCVYAAPKEGYRAWHGVMCLSSQTQGAVKDAAYDYMNWWLSGWPGAFIAKQGYYISNPERSRSLLTDNEWNYWYEGKPALTDLAGTDGRVVVKKGEIRNGGSYLERFSNVAVWNTVMDTYEYSLLKWNEFLSA; from the coding sequence ATGAGCACTGCAGATTCAACTGACAATCTAAAACAGACCAGGACAACGCGACGCACTTTCCTTAAGAACACTCTGGCTTTGTCGAGTGGGGTGGGAGCATTTACGAATGCTCCTTATGTGTTTGCGCGTCATCGTACGAAGTTACGGATTCTGGGTACGCATGTGACGCTGCAGGAAGAACTGCGTAAAAAAGCGCAACAGGACCTGGGGATCGATATTGAATTTCAGCCAGGTGGCAGTGCGTCTGTTTTGCATCAGGCTTCCACTCGTCCGGCATCGTTTGACCTGTACGAGCAGTGGTCGAATAGTCTGAAAGTCTTATGGCAGGCCAATGCAATACAAGCAATTGACATCGGACGACTCAAATACTGGAATGAAATCAATAATCTCACCAAAACCGGGCGCATCACGACAGGAGCCAAACTCGGTGCTGGTGATGCTCCCTCAAAACTGTTGTATGTTCAGAAAGATCACTCACTGAGTTCTGTTCCCAGTCAACAGGTCAGCTTTCTGCCTTACGTCCACAATGTGGATTCCTTTGGCTACAATGCAGGTGTGATTCCGCGTGGCCTCCCCTATAAAACAGAAAGCTGGAGTTGGCTGCTGGATGAACGCTATGCAGGCAAGGTGGCACTCGTCAATGCTCCATCGATTGGATTGTTTGACGCCGTACTCGCGGTCCAGGCGAAAGGCTTAATGAAATTTAAAGATATAGGAAATCTTTCCAGAAACGAAATTGATGAGCTGTTTGCGATATTAATCGAACTCAGGTACCAAGGTCATTTCCGGGGTGTCTGGAGTTCCGTGCCCCAGTCGGTGCGACTGATGCAGCGTAAGGAAGTCGTAATTGAAAGCATGTTTTCGCCTGCGGTATTCGATCTCAAAGGACAAGGGATCGATTGTGTCTATGCTGCCCCTAAAGAAGGCTATCGTGCCTGGCATGGTGTGATGTGCCTTTCTTCTCAAACTCAGGGAGCAGTTAAGGATGCGGCTTATGATTATATGAACTGGTGGCTGTCAGGCTGGCCTGGTGCTTTTATTGCGAAACAGGGGTATTACATTTCCAATCCGGAGCGTTCACGTTCGCTGCTTACAGATAATGAATGGAACTACTGGTATGAAGGAAAACCTGCCCTTACGGATCTTGCCGGAACTGATGGGCGAGTCGTAGTAAAGAAAGGTGAAATCCGTAACGGAGGCTCCTATCTTGAACGTTTCAGTAATGTGGCTGTCTGGAATACGGTGATGGATACTTATGAATATTCTCTTCTGAAATGGAACGAATTTCTCTCGGCTTGA
- a CDS encoding response regulator, whose product MTDKVVLIADDDHELSQALAIRLRGLGYTVMRSPDASHALIGAMRIKPNLIILDVDMPSGNGLAVCEMLNGDESCHGIPVIIHTGHSDTETIQRCKQLGAVYIQKCPGSPATITEIAREFLQLDIQPVVEPVEEAQKTAETRDLSLSYIKSMGKAEYEVSEADGNPMDSASEENATDPAQEADSASQNSCDKRPPIVLSIDDDRDISKALQMKLKPHGVECLSAFTGDQGYEMAVEHMPDVIITDLVLPEAEGIYIVRRIRSNPLLSEIPVIVLTGQSYPAIKHQILSLGVEAFLTKPVPINELIKELQSVIPIKYMLTQETATISFNNNDDKVASMA is encoded by the coding sequence ATGACAGATAAAGTGGTACTGATTGCCGATGATGACCATGAGTTATCACAAGCTCTAGCCATTCGGCTGAGAGGCTTAGGCTATACCGTGATGCGATCTCCCGATGCCTCTCACGCACTCATTGGTGCGATGAGAATCAAGCCAAACCTGATCATTCTGGACGTGGACATGCCCAGCGGAAATGGTCTGGCAGTGTGTGAAATGTTGAACGGTGATGAAAGCTGCCATGGAATTCCAGTGATTATTCATACGGGCCACTCAGATACCGAGACGATTCAACGTTGTAAACAACTCGGGGCGGTCTATATCCAGAAATGCCCTGGTTCCCCAGCAACGATCACCGAGATCGCCAGGGAATTTCTGCAGCTTGATATCCAGCCAGTTGTTGAACCGGTAGAAGAAGCTCAAAAAACTGCGGAAACGCGAGATCTCAGCCTGTCCTACATCAAGTCGATGGGCAAAGCAGAGTATGAAGTCTCAGAAGCAGATGGGAATCCGATGGATTCGGCTTCAGAAGAGAATGCCACGGATCCAGCCCAGGAGGCAGACTCGGCCTCCCAGAATTCCTGCGACAAGCGGCCTCCGATTGTACTGTCAATTGATGATGATCGTGATATTTCTAAAGCGCTGCAAATGAAACTCAAACCGCACGGCGTAGAGTGTCTGTCTGCTTTCACTGGTGATCAAGGTTATGAAATGGCTGTAGAACACATGCCTGATGTGATTATCACCGATCTGGTACTACCAGAAGCGGAGGGCATTTATATTGTGCGCCGTATCAGGTCGAACCCTTTACTCAGTGAAATTCCAGTAATCGTTCTGACTGGTCAAAGCTATCCGGCAATCAAACATCAGATATTGAGTCTGGGAGTGGAAGCGTTTCTGACGAAACCCGTTCCGATCAATGAACTGATCAAAGAATTACAGAGTGTGATCCCAATCAAATATATGCTCACACAGGAAACGGCAACAATTTCATTTAACAACAATGACGACAAGGTAGCGTCAATGGCATGA
- a CDS encoding response regulator has translation MQRRKRILLVDDDSDILRATSLRLTVAGFETSTALNGMQAVANATEDQPTAIVMDVRMPQKDGLTALDELKQKSDTHQIPVVMLSASLVDREKALDAGASYFLSKPYEGCELIEAVNAAIDQAECDELPGSISATPDMKVKYRYDR, from the coding sequence ATGCAGCGTCGAAAGAGAATATTACTGGTCGATGATGATTCAGATATACTTCGCGCCACCAGTCTCAGGTTGACAGTTGCCGGTTTTGAAACGTCTACCGCGCTCAATGGAATGCAAGCAGTCGCGAATGCAACTGAAGATCAACCGACGGCTATTGTCATGGATGTGAGGATGCCTCAAAAGGATGGCCTGACCGCACTGGATGAACTGAAACAAAAATCAGATACACACCAGATACCGGTAGTGATGCTCTCCGCGAGTCTCGTGGACAGGGAAAAAGCATTGGACGCCGGCGCAAGCTATTTTCTAAGTAAACCATATGAGGGTTGTGAACTGATCGAGGCTGTCAACGCGGCGATTGATCAGGCAGAATGTGATGAACTGCCGGGTTCAATTTCTGCCACCCCAGACATGAAAGTGAAGTACAGATATGACAGATAA
- a CDS encoding ATP-binding response regulator — translation MNKENLRVLLIEDDPVDHQLIKLSLSKSASAFELVWAQTLESGLLKFGESTFDVVLTDLSLPDSFGLETVKKIRDYNRDVPIVVLTTLNDNDVRLIALSVGAQDYFLKDEASPHMLERAIHHAIQRQESVVENQRLLTEVETSRELLLKQKVLLKKKNRRLRRLNKTAHRFVDNVSHEFRTPLTVIKDYVSLVREGLVGKINEEQGQMLDIASIRTDELNNMVDDMLDVSKLEAGLLGAWRRPCQLPDIIESVCAPLAKKAAVKGIHFEADVDSGLPAIYCDSEKVGRVIVNLVTNAMKFCGNPGSVRLWTEERADQGEIIIGVTDNGPGIDEEGLAEIFQRFRQLKTQLNSSTKGFGLGLNIARELVDLNFGEMSVASQVGTGTTFSFSVPLDNPSSVMTRYLDRTQRLTSSESVVALVFARIDEETADTDKEDMDAFFNFLLRTNDLLFRTGSCEWLFVLSIPCLELSEFVSRLESEWQKTNRNRPFGPLPGYQLNIEGKWKIKADSEAIHRHFCRITQQSSVCT, via the coding sequence ATGAATAAAGAGAACCTGCGAGTACTATTGATCGAAGACGACCCGGTTGATCATCAGTTGATCAAACTCAGTCTGTCAAAATCGGCATCAGCCTTTGAACTGGTCTGGGCGCAAACCCTCGAATCTGGCTTGTTAAAATTTGGGGAGAGCACATTTGATGTGGTCCTGACAGACTTATCATTACCCGACAGTTTCGGCCTGGAAACGGTAAAGAAAATCCGCGATTACAATCGAGATGTGCCGATTGTCGTGCTCACGACACTCAACGACAACGATGTTCGATTAATCGCGCTCTCCGTGGGGGCTCAGGATTATTTTCTCAAAGACGAAGCTTCACCGCATATGCTGGAACGGGCAATCCACCACGCAATTCAGAGGCAGGAAAGCGTGGTGGAAAATCAGCGTCTTTTGACGGAAGTCGAAACGAGCCGGGAACTGCTTCTGAAACAGAAAGTGCTGCTGAAAAAGAAAAATCGGCGTTTGCGCAGACTCAATAAAACAGCACATCGTTTTGTCGACAACGTATCGCACGAATTTCGCACTCCTCTGACTGTGATCAAGGATTATGTGTCTTTAGTCCGCGAAGGACTGGTGGGGAAAATTAACGAGGAACAAGGTCAAATGCTGGATATTGCGAGTATCCGTACTGACGAACTTAACAACATGGTCGATGACATGCTCGATGTCAGTAAACTGGAGGCGGGCCTGCTGGGAGCATGGAGACGTCCCTGCCAGTTGCCTGACATTATTGAGTCTGTTTGTGCTCCTCTGGCAAAAAAAGCGGCTGTTAAGGGAATTCATTTCGAAGCGGATGTCGATTCGGGACTCCCGGCGATTTACTGCGATTCGGAGAAGGTCGGCCGCGTGATTGTCAATCTGGTTACGAATGCCATGAAATTCTGTGGCAATCCGGGAAGCGTACGGTTGTGGACTGAAGAGAGGGCGGACCAGGGAGAAATAATCATTGGAGTTACCGATAATGGCCCGGGCATCGATGAAGAAGGGCTGGCGGAAATCTTCCAGCGCTTCAGACAACTCAAAACCCAGCTTAACAGCAGCACTAAAGGGTTTGGACTGGGATTGAATATCGCCAGGGAATTAGTCGATTTGAATTTTGGTGAAATGTCAGTGGCAAGCCAGGTGGGAACAGGAACCACGTTTTCATTTAGCGTCCCTCTGGATAATCCCTCCAGTGTGATGACACGCTATCTGGATCGTACTCAAAGGTTAACCAGCAGCGAATCCGTGGTGGCCCTGGTCTTTGCACGAATTGATGAAGAAACAGCCGACACGGATAAAGAAGACATGGACGCTTTTTTCAACTTCTTACTACGCACAAATGATCTTTTATTCCGAACGGGCAGCTGTGAATGGCTGTTTGTGCTCTCAATTCCCTGCCTGGAACTTTCTGAATTTGTCAGCAGACTTGAGAGTGAGTGGCAGAAAACAAACCGGAATCGACCTTTTGGGCCCTTGCCCGGTTATCAGTTAAACATTGAGGGCAAATGGAAAATAAAGGCAGATTCAGAAGCGATCCACAGACACTTTTGCAGAATCACACAGCAGTCGAGCGTCTGTACATAA
- a CDS encoding response regulator, translated as MKEQIQAASTDLLEPTSRTTILCVDDDPDITCAIQKILSNYDVDVISDCCGRLGTWDVYKKKPDLIITDLRMPDGDGQHLLEEVKVNAQTSHIPVIVLTGQRDAHLPGRLRHLGAAGFLQKPVHYTSLLAEIRRFVSLTSLDWATANKNGLVYKQTEIQTFLEYEDE; from the coding sequence ATGAAAGAGCAAATTCAAGCAGCGAGTACAGACCTGTTGGAACCCACATCCCGTACGACCATTCTTTGCGTTGACGACGATCCTGATATCACATGCGCGATTCAAAAGATATTATCCAATTACGACGTGGACGTGATCAGTGATTGCTGCGGACGTCTTGGTACGTGGGACGTTTACAAGAAGAAACCGGATTTGATCATCACTGATCTGCGAATGCCGGATGGAGACGGACAGCACTTACTGGAGGAGGTAAAAGTTAATGCGCAAACCTCACACATTCCGGTCATTGTGCTGACGGGACAGCGGGATGCCCATCTACCAGGTCGGTTGCGACATCTTGGTGCTGCCGGTTTTCTGCAAAAACCGGTGCATTACACCAGTCTCCTGGCAGAAATCAGACGTTTTGTTTCGCTGACATCTCTTGATTGGGCCACGGCAAATAAAAACGGATTAGTCTATAAGCAGACTGAAATTCAGACCTTCCTGGAGTATGAAGATGAATAA
- a CDS encoding sensor histidine kinase encodes MTFEQKQHLKIWVYTIAASFCLAFAVLLQHSVYRGSQHLHTTMEVVATMLAFFVAALSLVRFYSKKNNLYLFVSMGFLGVALLDSYHCLVTSSFFQDHFPSPPKSLIPWSWNASRVYLAGFMYLSFWAWKREQKLGKAGQISDRSVLAVTAILTLFSFLFFIFVPLPRAYYPEFFLGRPEEIVAGVFFLLALIGYYRKGDWQHDAFEYWIVMSLLIGTICQVVVMSRSFALFDAMFDLAHIMKIASYSCLLIGLLVGIHHLSSKMQSDIQLVHEQFELLIEESPVAMIMINQEREIIIANPATSNFFGYKKEELLGEKIEKLLPQRYRPQHPQQVASFFKDGKSRHLDVGRDLIGLHGDGHEFPVEIFINYVQTTRSGPAVICSVVDISKWKIAEAENQRQSEELKRSNLALESINSELEQFAYIASHDLQEPLRKVASCCQMLKDDYEDKLDDDGRMWIGYAIDGAVRMRQLVNDLLEFSRIGTLGYDPQPTDAHQACQEALYNLSDSIEQNKAQIICRPLPVVLADKQRLIQLFQNLIGNGIKYCREELTVIEIGAEPEGSHWKFYIKDNGIGIAPEFHERIFQIFQRLHLKNEYSGTGIGLAICKKVVDKSGGKIWLESQVGRGTTFYFTLPAEDRVNKPQPITEVHDQGT; translated from the coding sequence ATGACGTTTGAGCAAAAACAACACCTGAAGATTTGGGTATACACGATCGCTGCTAGCTTCTGCCTTGCCTTTGCTGTTCTGCTCCAACACTCGGTCTATCGAGGCTCACAACACTTGCACACCACTATGGAAGTGGTGGCAACAATGCTGGCGTTTTTTGTTGCGGCCTTATCCCTCGTTCGTTTTTATTCAAAAAAAAATAACCTGTACCTGTTTGTGAGCATGGGTTTCCTCGGCGTGGCGCTGCTCGACAGTTATCATTGCCTCGTCACCAGTTCCTTCTTTCAGGATCATTTCCCTTCTCCCCCCAAGTCGTTAATCCCCTGGAGCTGGAATGCTTCGCGAGTCTATCTGGCAGGTTTTATGTATCTCAGTTTCTGGGCATGGAAGCGGGAACAGAAATTAGGAAAAGCGGGACAAATCAGTGACCGTAGCGTATTAGCCGTAACCGCGATCCTGACTCTATTCAGTTTTTTGTTCTTCATCTTTGTTCCACTACCCCGTGCGTATTATCCTGAATTCTTTCTGGGTCGACCTGAAGAAATCGTTGCCGGAGTGTTTTTTCTATTGGCTCTCATTGGCTATTACCGGAAGGGGGACTGGCAACACGACGCATTTGAATACTGGATCGTAATGTCATTACTCATTGGAACAATTTGTCAGGTAGTGGTCATGTCACGTTCATTCGCTCTTTTCGATGCGATGTTTGACCTGGCACACATCATGAAGATTGCTTCTTATTCGTGTCTCCTCATCGGCTTGCTGGTCGGCATCCACCACCTCTCTTCAAAAATGCAATCCGATATCCAACTCGTGCATGAACAGTTTGAGCTGTTAATCGAGGAGTCGCCGGTGGCTATGATCATGATTAATCAGGAGCGCGAGATCATCATCGCCAACCCGGCTACGTCCAACTTTTTTGGCTATAAAAAAGAGGAATTACTGGGAGAGAAGATCGAGAAACTACTTCCCCAAAGATATCGTCCACAACATCCACAACAGGTTGCTTCTTTTTTTAAGGATGGTAAATCTCGCCATCTGGATGTAGGGCGCGATCTCATCGGCCTGCATGGAGACGGACACGAATTCCCTGTCGAAATCTTTATCAATTACGTTCAAACGACTCGATCTGGACCTGCCGTGATTTGTTCGGTCGTGGATATTTCAAAGTGGAAAATTGCTGAAGCAGAAAATCAACGACAATCTGAAGAACTGAAAAGGTCGAACCTTGCCTTGGAAAGCATCAATTCCGAACTGGAGCAATTTGCATATATTGCTTCACATGACCTGCAGGAACCCCTCCGCAAGGTCGCTTCCTGCTGCCAGATGCTGAAAGATGATTACGAAGACAAATTAGATGATGACGGTCGGATGTGGATTGGCTATGCGATTGATGGTGCAGTCCGGATGCGTCAACTGGTGAATGACCTGCTTGAATTTTCTCGAATCGGCACACTCGGATACGATCCCCAGCCAACTGATGCCCACCAGGCATGTCAGGAAGCGTTATATAATCTTTCTGATTCGATTGAGCAGAACAAAGCTCAGATTATCTGTCGGCCGCTCCCTGTTGTCCTGGCAGATAAACAGCGTCTGATACAGCTGTTTCAGAATCTGATCGGTAACGGCATTAAGTACTGTCGTGAAGAACTGACGGTCATTGAAATCGGTGCAGAACCGGAAGGTTCCCACTGGAAGTTTTATATCAAAGATAATGGCATCGGCATTGCGCCCGAATTTCACGAGCGAATTTTTCAGATCTTTCAACGATTACATCTTAAGAATGAATACTCGGGGACTGGTATTGGCCTCGCGATCTGTAAAAAAGTCGTAGACAAGTCTGGCGGTAAAATATGGCTTGAATCGCAAGTCGGAAGAGGTACGACTTTCTACTTTACATTGCCGGCAGAAGATCGAGTCAACAAACCCCAGCCAATCACTGAGGTACATGATCAGGGGACCTGA
- a CDS encoding DUF4419 domain-containing protein, translating into MTHTKFPVSPDVIPKTPPEKVDYVGKLRVAFRRPIEATWFPRKPLVACDDDHALITAMKMSFYDHFPLRLSPDVIWITLVRGFALHVNENAESLRHHFVSHSGKKELIVSRTDFSPGEENPWPEVFSDFNQQIADHTGGLSELVQADFSTTGPVERAVSSLMAMETFKSYFEYILYAGCGIPSITLTGTIEDWEKLRHCVRRFADYGLNDWISALDPILGEFVNAKKGQVNTEFWKSLFRYNSGSGPAVMTGWANVLFPYFKDNNSEKLYPNPYLSDWNERLSIDDQQNWKERWDNPQGVGLSAIPSCFTSVPLTVFWGERETKMRLVGGLLGVSQDDETLEVEPECGWAIVYEEPVDPLSTDYQRLENLQRNRESDKN; encoded by the coding sequence ATGACACACACGAAATTCCCTGTCTCACCGGATGTGATTCCCAAAACGCCTCCAGAGAAAGTGGACTACGTGGGTAAATTAAGAGTTGCCTTTCGGCGTCCAATCGAAGCAACGTGGTTTCCTCGTAAGCCGCTTGTTGCCTGTGATGATGACCATGCCTTGATAACGGCGATGAAAATGTCTTTTTACGATCATTTCCCGCTTCGACTCTCACCGGATGTGATCTGGATTACGCTGGTGCGCGGCTTTGCACTTCATGTAAATGAAAACGCTGAGTCTCTGCGGCATCATTTTGTTTCGCATTCGGGCAAGAAGGAACTAATTGTTAGCCGAACGGATTTTTCACCAGGTGAAGAAAATCCATGGCCAGAAGTGTTTTCTGATTTCAATCAGCAGATTGCGGATCACACCGGAGGATTATCTGAACTGGTCCAGGCTGATTTCAGCACAACCGGACCGGTGGAACGAGCCGTCTCTAGTCTGATGGCAATGGAGACATTCAAGTCATACTTCGAGTACATTTTATATGCAGGATGCGGGATACCTTCGATTACGCTTACCGGAACAATTGAAGACTGGGAGAAACTGCGGCACTGTGTTCGACGATTTGCGGACTATGGACTAAACGATTGGATCAGTGCGCTCGACCCGATTCTTGGAGAGTTTGTTAATGCTAAGAAAGGGCAGGTGAATACAGAATTCTGGAAGTCCTTGTTTCGTTATAACAGCGGATCAGGGCCTGCGGTGATGACAGGGTGGGCCAATGTGCTGTTTCCCTATTTCAAGGATAACAATTCCGAAAAGCTCTACCCGAATCCCTATCTGAGTGACTGGAACGAGCGATTGAGCATTGATGACCAGCAGAATTGGAAGGAACGGTGGGATAATCCACAAGGCGTCGGATTGTCAGCGATCCCGTCCTGCTTCACGTCCGTTCCACTCACAGTATTTTGGGGGGAACGAGAAACGAAGATGCGACTGGTTGGTGGCCTGCTTGGGGTTTCCCAGGATGATGAGACACTGGAAGTCGAACCCGAGTGTGGATGGGCCATTGTTTACGAAGAACCCGTCGATCCCCTTTCCACTGACTACCAAAGATTGGAAAACTTGCAACGCAACCGAGAATCAGACAAAAATTAA
- a CDS encoding S1/P1 nuclease translates to MKRFSLLFVFLVLFLLTPESTQAWNYAGHRVIASIAWDQLTPETQTAMIALLKQHPRFEQDFQSRMPEVIRKASPAVQDRWLFMRAATWPDIARSFKEADREKYHHGTWHYINQPIYLDTASEQALSSNLPVNTARSIRPEDDPLQFNILQALEYNVAQMTAPAVSPADKALALCWIMHLTGDSHQPLHSSALFSKGSFPEGDRGGNSIRIGKSNLHAQWDGLLGNSFKDSEIVSQAVGLARDPALKQLGEQATKNLNYAVWIDESHALAKSAGYTQLILDAVKQNDAPQNEFIKLTALPAEYYRSAGTIAAKRAAQSGWRLAAVINGFQ, encoded by the coding sequence GTGAAACGCTTCTCTCTCCTGTTTGTTTTCCTCGTGTTGTTTTTGCTGACACCAGAGTCAACACAGGCCTGGAATTACGCCGGGCATCGGGTGATTGCTTCGATCGCCTGGGATCAGCTGACGCCGGAAACGCAGACGGCGATGATTGCATTGCTGAAACAGCATCCCCGGTTTGAACAGGATTTCCAGTCACGGATGCCGGAGGTGATCCGCAAGGCGAGCCCTGCGGTTCAGGATCGCTGGCTGTTCATGCGGGCCGCGACCTGGCCGGATATTGCCCGCAGTTTTAAAGAAGCGGATCGCGAGAAGTATCATCATGGCACGTGGCATTACATCAATCAGCCGATCTACCTGGACACAGCTTCCGAACAGGCATTGAGTTCAAATCTGCCTGTGAACACCGCCAGGTCGATCAGACCGGAAGACGATCCGCTGCAGTTCAATATTCTGCAGGCGCTGGAGTATAACGTCGCGCAAATGACAGCCCCTGCTGTCAGCCCGGCGGACAAAGCGCTGGCGCTCTGCTGGATTATGCATCTGACCGGGGACAGCCATCAACCCCTGCATTCTTCTGCTTTGTTCAGCAAAGGCTCCTTTCCCGAAGGAGACCGCGGGGGGAACAGTATTCGCATTGGCAAATCGAATCTGCATGCGCAGTGGGATGGTTTGCTGGGAAACAGTTTCAAGGATTCGGAAATTGTGAGTCAGGCGGTCGGACTGGCTCGCGACCCGGCGTTAAAGCAACTGGGCGAACAGGCGACAAAGAATCTGAATTATGCTGTCTGGATCGATGAGAGTCACGCACTGGCTAAAAGTGCCGGCTACACTCAGTTGATTTTGGACGCAGTGAAACAGAATGATGCGCCTCAGAATGAATTCATCAAACTCACGGCCTTGCCCGCTGAATACTATCGATCAGCGGGCACGATCGCTGCCAAACGGGCGGCTCAGTCCGGCTGGCGACTGGCGGCAGTGATTAACGGCTTTCAGTAA